A region from the Triticum aestivum cultivar Chinese Spring chromosome 3D, IWGSC CS RefSeq v2.1, whole genome shotgun sequence genome encodes:
- the LOC123079615 gene encoding laccase-3, with translation MAPTGLLLLLGCLASALLAGATKVHHHEFVVQETPVKRLCEEHNIITVNGQFPGPTLEVREGDTLVVNVVNQAQYNVTIHWHGIRQFRTGWADGPEFVTQCPIKPGGSYKYRFTIEGQEGTLWWHAHSSWLRATVYGALIIRPREDKPYPFEKPAREVPILLGEWWNANPVEVIREAQRTGGAPNVSDAFTVNGQPGDLYNCSRQDTTAISVKPGETALLRFINSALNHELFVSIASHKMTVVGVDASYTKPFVTSVLMIAPGQTTDVLVTMDQAPTRYYIAARGYVTTQGVAFDNTTTTAILEYDCGCTTDFGPTIPPAFPTLPAFNDTGAATAFAAGIKSPRKVEIPSPVDENLFFTVGLGLFNCEPGQLCAGPNNNTRFTASMNNVSFVFPKATSLLHAHYYDMPGVYTTDFPANPPVQFDYTAQNVSQSLWQPIPATKLYKLRFGSVVQVVLQDTSIVTPENHPIHLHGYDFYILAEGFGNYDAEKDAAKFNLENPPQRNTVAVPVNGWAVIRFRADNPGVWLMHCHLDVHITWGLAMAFLVEDGYGELQSLEAPPVDLPMC, from the exons ATGGCGCCCACCGGGCTTCTCCTTCTCCTCGGCTGCCTCGCGTCCGCCCTGCTCGCCGGCGCCACCAAAGTGCACCACCACGAGTTCGTC GTCCAGGAGACGCCGGTGAAGAGGCTGTGCGAGGAGCACAACATCATCACGGTGAACGGGCAGTTCCCGGGCCCGACGCTGGAGGTCCGGGAGGGGGACACGCTGGTGGTCAACGTCGTGAACCAGGCGCAGTACAACGTCACCATCCACTGGCACGGCATCCGGCAGTTCAGGACGGGGTGGGCGGACGGGCCCGAGTTCGTGACGCAGTGCCCCATCAAGCCCGGCGGCAGCTACAAGTACCGCTTCACCATCGAGGGCCAGGAGGGCACCCTGTGGTGGCACGCCCACAGCTCCTGGCTCCGGGCCACCGTCTACGGCGCGCTCATCATCCGGCCCCGGGAGGACAAGCCCTACCCCTTCGAGAAGCCCGCCCGCGAGGTCCCCATCCTCCTCGGCGAGTGGTGGAACGCCAACCCCGTCGAGGTCATCCGGGAGGCGCAGAGGACCGGCGGCGCGCCCAACGTCTCCGACGCCTTCACCGTCAACGGCCAGCCCGGCGACCTCTACAACTGCTCCCGCCAAG ACACCACCGCCATCTCGGTGAAGCCCGGCGAGACGGCGCTGCTGCGGTTCATCAACTCTGCGCTCAACCACGAGCTCTTCGTCTCCATCGCCAGCCACAAGATGACGGTCGTCGGCGTCGACGCCTCCTACACCAAGCCGTTCGTCACCTCCGTGCTCATGATCGCGCCGGGCCAGACCACCGACGTGCTCGTCACCATGGACCAGGCGCCCACGCGCTACTACATCGCCGCGCGCGGCTACGTCACCACGCAGGGCGTGGCGTTCgacaacaccaccaccaccgccatcctCGAGTACGACTGCGGCTGCACCACCGACTTCGGCCCAACCATCCCGCCGGCGTTCCCGACCCTCCCGGCGTTCAACGACACCGGCGCCGCCACGGCCTTCGCCGCGGGCATCAAGAGCCCACGGAAGGTCGAGATCCCCAGCCCCGTCGACGAGAACCTCTTCTTCACCGTCGGCCTCGGGCTGTTCAACTGCGAGCCGGGGCAGCTGTGCGCCGGGCCGAACAACAACACCCGCTTCACGGCCAGCATGAACAACGTCTCCTTCGTCTTCCCCAAGGCCACCTCCCTCCTCCACGCACACTACTACGACATGCCGGGCGTGTACACCACCGACTTCCCGGCCAACCCGCCGGTGCAGTTCGACTACACGGCGCAGAACGTCAGCCAAAGCCTGTGGCAGCCGATCCCGGCGACCAAGCTGTACAAGCTCAGGTTCGGCTCCGTGGTGCAGGTCGTGCTGCAGGACACCAGCATCGTCACGCCGGAGAACCATCCCATCCACCTCCACGGCTACGACTTCTACATCCTCGCCGAGGGCTTCGGCAACTACGACGCCGAGAAGGACGCCGCGAAGTTCAACCTCGAGAACCCACCGCAGAGGAACACCGTGGCGGTGCCGGTGAACGGCTGGGCGGTCATCCGGTTCCGCGCCGACAACCCGGGGGTTTGGCTCATGCATTGCCATCTCGACGTGCACATCACCTGGGGCCTGGCAATGGCGTTTCTGGTGGAGGACGGGTATGGCGAGCTACAGTCACTGGAGGCGCCTCCAGTTGATCTTCCAATGTGCTAA